One Spiroplasma endosymbiont of Dioctria linearis DNA segment encodes these proteins:
- a CDS encoding FAD-dependent oxidoreductase, whose translation MKTIVIGTNHAGTTAVRTLRRLDKNMEITTYDQNDNISFLGCGIALWVRGEVKDPNGLFYASPEILESENINVKMQHQWIGMDAKKKTIRVKNLKTGEEFDDNYDKLVIASGTWPIFPPIEGIDLEGVQICKNFHHAKVIKAANDNPAIKKVAVVGAGYIGVELVDAFVANKKKVSLIDIADRIMPVYYDSEFTGLVEETMKEKGVNLALGQKVVKFEGKNGKVTKVITDKGEIAVDYVVFSVGVIPQTQLLKGVIDLDERGAIKTNEFMQSSNKDIYAVGDCAQVYNCSMKKDTQIALATTAVRTGILAAANITQGNKLKSPGFTGANGIEVFGWKMASVGISMEACKRFGLDVEEVMFKDSDRPEFMSTYKDVWIKIIWEKKSRRIIGAQVASVNNHTEVMYMFALGIQKGLTIDELPLVDIFFLPHFNKPYNFITLASLEVLGLNYFKK comes from the coding sequence ATGAAAACTATAGTAATTGGAACTAATCATGCTGGAACAACAGCAGTTAGAACTTTAAGAAGATTAGATAAAAACATGGAAATTACAACTTATGATCAAAATGATAACATATCATTTCTAGGTTGTGGAATCGCTTTATGAGTTAGAGGAGAAGTAAAAGACCCAAATGGTTTATTTTATGCTTCACCTGAAATTTTAGAAAGTGAAAACATAAATGTTAAAATGCAACATCAATGAATTGGTATGGATGCAAAGAAAAAAACAATCAGAGTAAAAAACTTAAAAACAGGAGAAGAATTTGATGATAATTACGACAAATTAGTAATAGCATCAGGTACATGACCAATATTCCCTCCAATTGAAGGAATTGATTTAGAAGGTGTTCAAATTTGTAAGAATTTCCACCATGCCAAAGTTATTAAGGCTGCTAATGATAATCCTGCTATTAAAAAAGTTGCTGTTGTTGGAGCTGGATACATTGGAGTTGAATTAGTAGATGCTTTTGTTGCAAACAAGAAAAAAGTATCATTAATCGATATTGCAGATAGAATTATGCCAGTATATTACGATAGTGAATTTACTGGATTAGTAGAAGAAACAATGAAGGAAAAAGGAGTTAATTTAGCTCTTGGACAAAAAGTTGTTAAATTTGAAGGAAAAAACGGAAAAGTAACTAAAGTTATTACAGATAAAGGTGAAATTGCAGTTGATTATGTAGTATTCTCTGTTGGAGTTATTCCTCAAACACAATTATTAAAAGGTGTAATTGATCTTGATGAAAGAGGAGCAATTAAAACAAATGAATTTATGCAATCTTCTAACAAAGATATCTATGCAGTTGGTGACTGTGCTCAAGTTTACAACTGTTCAATGAAAAAAGATACTCAAATCGCATTAGCAACTACTGCTGTAAGAACTGGTATTCTAGCAGCTGCTAATATTACTCAAGGAAATAAATTAAAAAGCCCAGGATTCACTGGAGCAAATGGAATTGAAGTATTTGGATGAAAAATGGCTTCAGTTGGTATTTCTATGGAAGCATGTAAACGCTTTGGACTTGATGTAGAAGAAGTTATGTTTAAAGATTCTGATAGACCTGAATTTATGTCAACTTATAAAGACGTATGAATTAAAATTATTTGAGAGAAAAAATCAAGAAGAATTATTGGGGCACAAGTTGCTTCTGTAAATAACCATACAGAAGTTATGTATATGTTTGCTTTAGGAATTCAAAAAGGACTTACAATTGATGAATTACCATTAGTTGATATCTTCTTCTTGCCTCACTTTAATAAACCATATAACTTTATTACATTAGCTAGTTTAGAAGTTTTAGGATTAAATTATTTCAAAAAATAA
- the nagB gene encoding glucosamine-6-phosphate deaminase: MKIIKISDNNEAGKIVSDLILNEVKSNSNIVLGLATGSSPVTTYENIIVKSKELNIDWSKVTTFNLDEYKGLSSEHSQSYRYFMNNKLFDHINIDQKNTFVPSGMIETNNEAQKYDELISQKGGIDLQLLGLGINGHVGFNEPGSDFEGLTSIVKLTKSTIEANSRFFENEKDVPTEAISMGLKSIMNAKKIILIATGSAKAEAVKNLVEGPISKNWPCSILLNHKDVTVVIDNEAARLLK, encoded by the coding sequence ATGAAAATTATAAAAATTAGTGATAACAATGAAGCAGGTAAAATTGTAAGTGATTTAATATTAAATGAAGTTAAGTCTAATTCTAATATTGTTCTAGGTTTAGCAACAGGAAGCTCACCTGTTACAACCTATGAAAATATTATTGTTAAATCAAAAGAACTAAATATTGATTGAAGTAAAGTTACAACTTTTAATTTGGATGAATATAAAGGATTGAGTTCAGAACATAGTCAATCTTATAGATATTTTATGAACAATAAACTTTTTGATCACATTAATATTGATCAAAAAAACACTTTTGTACCAAGTGGAATGATTGAAACTAATAATGAAGCACAAAAATATGATGAATTAATTTCTCAAAAGGGTGGAATAGATTTACAACTTTTAGGTTTAGGAATTAATGGTCATGTTGGCTTTAATGAGCCAGGAAGTGATTTTGAGGGGTTAACTTCAATAGTTAAATTAACAAAATCTACTATTGAAGCAAACTCAAGATTTTTTGAAAATGAAAAAGATGTACCAACTGAAGCAATATCAATGGGCTTGAAATCAATTATGAATGCAAAAAAAATTATTTTAATTGCAACGGGCTCAGCAAAGGCAGAAGCTGTTAAAAACTTAGTAGAAGGGCCAATATCAAAAAATTGACCTTGTTCAATTTTGTTAAATCACAAAGATGTAACAGTAGTAATTGACAATGAAGCTGCTAGGTTATTAAAATAA
- a CDS encoding NAD(P)/FAD-dependent oxidoreductase, whose translation MVKDILIIGCGSAGLYAWKMAAELKLTGDIVESKDTYGGQVSTYYPEKYIYNFPAIPKIQAQEAMDQMYEAIKKEDNEIMAIYNTYVLEINIIKPEEIGHENWFEVKFSNKKKRKYKRVLFTDGMGLSKPIPLVKKDYDNIFYSITNMSAFKDHNVLIFGGGDSSLDWANELSNNIAKSVTIIHRREEFRAKPASIEEAQKNNVIFLTPYNFVKILEHNKDIAKKIKISNINTNEELDLEFDSIIVQFGQTIEKQKFENLKLNINNLNRFEVDYTMQTNVVGIYAAGDCCIYPTKVRNLVSGVYESMQAVIHIEKTLKNRKVVNNGW comes from the coding sequence ATGGTTAAAGATATTTTAATAATTGGCTGTGGTTCTGCGGGACTATATGCTTGAAAAATGGCAGCCGAATTAAAATTAACTGGTGATATAGTTGAGTCAAAAGACACATATGGTGGTCAAGTTAGTACCTATTATCCAGAAAAATATATTTATAATTTTCCAGCAATTCCAAAAATTCAAGCACAAGAAGCTATGGATCAAATGTATGAAGCAATTAAAAAAGAAGATAATGAAATTATGGCAATTTATAATACATATGTTTTAGAAATAAATATAATAAAACCAGAAGAAATTGGCCATGAGAATTGATTTGAAGTTAAATTTTCTAATAAAAAAAAGAGAAAATATAAAAGAGTTCTTTTTACAGATGGTATGGGCTTATCTAAACCGATACCACTGGTTAAAAAAGATTATGATAATATATTTTATTCAATTACAAATATGAGTGCTTTTAAAGACCATAATGTATTAATTTTTGGTGGAGGTGACTCATCACTTGATTGAGCAAATGAACTTAGCAATAATATTGCTAAATCAGTTACTATAATTCACAGAAGAGAAGAATTTAGAGCAAAACCAGCAAGTATTGAAGAGGCACAAAAAAATAATGTTATATTTTTAACACCATATAATTTTGTTAAAATTTTAGAGCATAATAAAGATATTGCAAAGAAAATAAAAATAAGCAATATTAATACAAATGAGGAGTTAGATCTAGAATTTGACTCAATTATTGTTCAATTTGGACAAACAATTGAAAAGCAAAAATTTGAAAATCTAAAATTAAATATAAATAATTTAAATAGATTTGAAGTAGATTATACTATGCAAACTAATGTAGTTGGAATTTATGCAGCTGGTGATTGTTGCATTTATCCTACAAAAGTTAGAAACTTAGTTTCTGGAGTTTATGAATCTATGCAAGCAGTTATTCATATTGAAAAAACTCTAAAAAATAGAAAAGTTGTAAATAATGGTTGATAA
- a CDS encoding PTS transporter subunit EIIC, producing the protein MKSMGKNIMPTLSKLSKAFLLPIALLPIAGVFLGVGAAISSNAGDVAFLFYFGSLLNKMGDVCFGNLPVLFCISVALAYTKDSGIAALTAVVGFLVMNGMQAALLHTSKVDQSTVWVQLNDQTWHQLYTKVTENKWEIIWEDLGFGLQDIAKYVSAASQQIAESGKGSTINSNLEYIDAAGSAYYSLLWINGIPNGLITSNIGVNSLNTGVFAGIFVGAIAAKCYNKFHDTQLPSAISFFSGTKLVPIVTFVAVIPLSFIFMFLWPYLGMGLAAFGQASGKLPYGVDSLIYEVAERSLVPFGLHHVFYAPLWWTNAGGSIAEAFEKTIDPIVQQQFADLWAKNHDGVKLLGTATPSFEQIRNLISTNYTDLWKSMGDQTMAYKVIANSEVLNFKDLDILGLNIGRFQSGKFGFMLLGLPMAGLAMWLNVPKENRKSVMGIYFSAAFTCFLTGITEPIEYTFLFLAPWLFYGVHMPLASISFLLSGLFKTHVSMTVSGGFIDYIVFGIIPFFGSKTMSATSVFAILGVAGIMAPAYFFSFYFAVKYGNVMVPGRDGSSDVKLATKADYKEAKGQNVDDMKIEKGKSSSENARIQKATKIIEFLGGENNIVDVDACASRLRVTVKDGGVVDKEGIISLGGANGALIRGTNVQIVYGGEQEAIKPRMIKILGEQRKAKKNNEA; encoded by the coding sequence ATGAAAAGCATGGGTAAAAATATTATGCCCACACTTTCAAAATTAAGTAAAGCGTTCTTATTACCTATAGCACTTTTACCTATAGCGGGTGTATTTCTTGGTGTTGGTGCAGCGATTTCATCTAATGCTGGTGATGTTGCATTTCTATTTTATTTTGGATCACTTCTAAATAAAATGGGTGATGTTTGTTTTGGGAATTTACCAGTACTATTTTGTATATCAGTTGCATTAGCGTATACTAAGGACTCAGGTATAGCAGCTTTAACAGCAGTTGTTGGTTTTCTTGTTATGAATGGGATGCAAGCTGCATTATTGCATACAAGCAAAGTAGATCAAAGTACAGTTTGAGTACAATTAAATGACCAAACTTGACATCAACTTTATACAAAAGTTACAGAAAATAAATGAGAAATTATTTGAGAAGATTTAGGATTTGGATTACAAGATATTGCCAAATATGTATCTGCAGCTAGTCAACAAATTGCTGAATCTGGAAAAGGCTCAACAATTAATTCGAATCTAGAATACATTGATGCTGCTGGAAGTGCTTATTATTCATTGCTATGAATTAATGGAATTCCAAATGGATTAATCACTTCAAATATTGGAGTTAATTCATTAAATACAGGAGTATTTGCAGGTATATTTGTTGGTGCCATTGCAGCAAAATGCTACAATAAGTTTCATGATACTCAATTACCTTCTGCAATAAGTTTCTTTAGTGGAACAAAGTTAGTTCCTATTGTAACATTTGTTGCAGTTATACCATTATCATTTATATTTATGTTTTTATGACCATATCTAGGTATGGGATTAGCAGCCTTTGGACAAGCATCAGGAAAACTTCCTTATGGTGTAGATTCATTAATTTATGAAGTTGCAGAACGTTCATTAGTTCCATTTGGATTACACCACGTGTTCTATGCGCCACTGTGATGAACAAACGCTGGAGGTTCAATTGCTGAAGCTTTTGAAAAAACAATTGATCCAATTGTTCAACAACAATTTGCAGATCTATGAGCTAAAAACCATGATGGAGTTAAATTATTAGGAACAGCAACACCATCATTTGAACAAATTAGAAATTTAATAAGTACTAATTATACTGATTTATGAAAATCAATGGGAGATCAGACAATGGCTTATAAAGTTATTGCTAATTCAGAGGTTTTAAATTTTAAAGATTTAGATATTTTAGGATTAAATATTGGAAGATTCCAATCAGGTAAGTTTGGATTTATGTTGTTAGGATTACCAATGGCGGGATTAGCAATGTGATTAAATGTACCTAAGGAAAATCGAAAATCAGTAATGGGAATTTATTTCTCAGCTGCCTTTACTTGTTTCCTAACAGGAATTACAGAACCAATAGAATATACATTCTTATTCTTAGCACCTTGATTATTCTATGGTGTACATATGCCGTTGGCATCAATTTCATTCTTACTATCTGGACTATTTAAAACTCATGTTTCAATGACAGTTTCAGGAGGATTTATTGATTATATAGTATTTGGAATAATTCCATTCTTTGGAAGTAAAACTATGAGTGCAACATCAGTATTTGCAATTCTAGGGGTGGCAGGTATTATGGCACCAGCCTACTTCTTCTCATTCTACTTTGCAGTAAAATATGGAAATGTAATGGTTCCAGGAAGAGACGGAAGTAGTGATGTTAAATTAGCAACAAAAGCTGATTATAAAGAAGCAAAAGGTCAGAATGTTGATGATATGAAAATTGAAAAAGGTAAGAGTTCTTCTGAAAATGCAAGAATTCAAAAAGCCACAAAGATAATTGAGTTTTTAGGTGGAGAAAACAATATTGTCGATGTTGATGCTTGTGCTAGTCGTTTACGTGTAACTGTAAAAGACGGAGGTGTTGTTGACAAAGAAGGTATCATATCTTTAGGAGGAGCCAATGGAGCTCTTATTAGAGGAACAAATGTTCAGATTGTTTATGGTGGAGAACAAGAAGCCATTAAACCACGTATGATAAAAATTCTAGGTGAACAACGAAAAGCCAAAAAAAACAATGAGGCTTAG
- the tsaE gene encoding tRNA (adenosine(37)-N6)-threonylcarbamoyltransferase complex ATPase subunit type 1 TsaE, protein MRLEICNLDELTTIIKIILPKIKENSCLILEGEMGSGKTTFSKYLLKAMGLKELVTSPTFTIMHQYQIDKLKVNHIDAYRLTPKEDGEMYLEEMFNSFNIVEWSQNLAIDYFRYFNVIKISIEIISETKRIFSIEENN, encoded by the coding sequence ATGAGATTAGAAATTTGCAATCTTGATGAATTAACTACAATTATTAAAATAATTTTGCCTAAAATTAAGGAAAATAGTTGCTTAATTCTTGAGGGAGAAATGGGTTCTGGAAAGACTACATTTAGTAAATACTTGCTTAAAGCAATGGGATTAAAAGAATTGGTGACTTCACCAACTTTTACAATAATGCACCAATATCAAATTGATAAATTAAAAGTAAATCATATTGACGCTTATAGGTTAACTCCAAAAGAAGATGGTGAAATGTATTTAGAAGAAATGTTTAATTCCTTTAATATAGTTGAATGAAGTCAAAATTTAGCAATTGATTATTTTAGATATTTTAATGTAATAAAAATATCAATTGAAATAATTTCTGAAACCAAAAGAATTTTTTCTATAGAGGAGAATAATTAA
- the tsaB gene encoding tRNA (adenosine(37)-N6)-threonylcarbamoyltransferase complex dimerization subunit type 1 TsaB produces the protein MNLFLDTSNNKLIIILEKNNKVIDTLFLDNQIRVSDIVMNELIIFLNKNNLTIKEIENLYAIKGPGSYTGVRVAITIVKTLKTLNEKFNVFTLSSLAFQAGNNKAISVLDARGAKIYLGIYDGGKNIIEDQLLPFEYLDDFQKQFSDFSLVTDYKDIDFKKCYFETKSLFVEIKDLKDIKPLYIKSFI, from the coding sequence ATGAATCTTTTTTTAGATACTAGTAATAATAAATTGATTATCATTTTAGAAAAAAATAATAAAGTTATCGATACTTTATTTTTAGACAATCAAATAAGAGTAAGTGATATTGTAATGAATGAACTTATTATTTTTTTAAATAAGAACAACTTAACTATAAAAGAAATAGAGAATTTATATGCAATAAAGGGTCCAGGAAGTTACACAGGTGTAAGGGTGGCTATTACTATTGTAAAAACATTGAAAACTTTAAATGAGAAATTTAATGTCTTTACTTTATCGTCATTAGCATTTCAAGCTGGTAATAATAAGGCCATAAGTGTATTAGATGCAAGGGGAGCTAAAATATATTTAGGAATTTATGATGGTGGTAAAAATATTATTGAAGATCAATTATTACCTTTTGAATATCTTGATGATTTTCAAAAACAATTTTCAGATTTTAGTTTAGTTACAGATTATAAGGATATTGATTTTAAAAAATGCTATTTTGAAACTAAGTCACTTTTTGTTGAAATAAAGGATTTAAAAGATATTAAACCATTGTATATAAAAAGTTTTATATAA
- the tpiA gene encoding triose-phosphate isomerase, with protein MRKKIIVGNWKMFKTNSQAIKFIEAVDSKVKVDKNIIAGIAVPSIMLSDVQKVAKNIAIAAQNCYFEKEGAFTGEISVPMLQDLGIKYAVIGHSERRDFFGETDEMINNKAKSLLAANITAILCCGESLKTYESGKTIEWVKNQITNGFAGISAQDAKKVVIAYEPIWAIGTGKVATPQIAQNVCKEIREIIKGLYNQEVADEILIQYGGSVKPENIKEILEQADIDGALVGGASLIEDSYLGLVNYKG; from the coding sequence ATGAGAAAAAAAATTATTGTAGGAAACTGAAAAATGTTCAAAACAAACTCACAAGCAATCAAATTTATTGAAGCTGTGGATTCAAAAGTTAAAGTAGATAAAAATATTATTGCAGGTATCGCTGTGCCTTCAATTATGCTAAGCGATGTACAAAAAGTTGCTAAGAATATAGCAATTGCAGCACAAAATTGTTACTTTGAAAAAGAAGGAGCATTTACTGGTGAAATATCAGTTCCAATGTTGCAAGATTTAGGTATTAAATATGCAGTTATTGGTCACTCAGAAAGAAGAGATTTTTTTGGCGAAACTGATGAAATGATAAATAATAAAGCAAAAAGCTTATTAGCAGCAAATATTACTGCAATTTTATGTTGCGGAGAAAGTTTGAAAACTTATGAAAGTGGTAAAACAATTGAATGAGTTAAAAATCAAATTACTAATGGATTTGCAGGGATATCAGCTCAAGATGCTAAAAAAGTAGTTATTGCTTATGAACCAATTTGAGCAATTGGAACTGGAAAAGTTGCAACTCCACAAATAGCTCAAAATGTTTGTAAAGAAATAAGAGAGATTATAAAGGGACTTTATAATCAAGAAGTTGCAGATGAAATTTTAATTCAATATGGTGGAAGTGTTAAACCAGAAAATATTAAAGAAATTTTAGAGCAAGCGGATATAGATGGAGCACTAGTTGGTGGTGCATCATTAATTGAAGATTCTTATCTTGGATTAGTAAATTACAAAGGTTAA
- the gpmI gene encoding 2,3-bisphosphoglycerate-independent phosphoglycerate mutase, with product MKTKKPVVLAILDGWGIAEQQKGNAVFQANMEFVESLKKQYPWASSHASGEWVGLPEGQMGNSEVGHIHLGAGRIKYESLTLINKAISDNKFESNDEIQKAIKNSLDKNSAFHIMGLFSDGGVHSHMNHMFATFKAAAKAGVKEIYIHLFTDGRDTKPIVALNYLEQLNALFKEYKVGQVGSISGRFFSMDRDKRMERVAEGYKSLVDRNCENSFTDPAKYIQSQYDLGKDDEGILPAYNKTCENGFIKKGDTLVFINFRPDRAIQMASTFTNKNYEAWSDQNFKNLTFLGDQIYFLCMMEYSDSVKSNHIAFKSIEVINGLGEWLSKKGYKQLRIAETEKIAHVTFFFDGGKDYFKNGLATQEEIKLKGASIDLIASPKVATYDLKPEMSAVEITDRLVERIESQEFDLIVLNYANCDMVGHTGDLQAAIKGVKTLDKQLERVYQACEKNGSTMIITADHGNAEIMIDKEGGPNKKHTSQPVPIIITDKSIKIRKKDAAIADVATTICEILGVETPKEMTQPSLIEK from the coding sequence ATGAAAACAAAAAAACCAGTAGTATTGGCAATATTAGATGGATGAGGAATTGCAGAACAACAAAAAGGTAATGCTGTTTTTCAAGCAAACATGGAGTTTGTAGAAAGTCTTAAAAAGCAATATCCGTGAGCAAGTTCTCATGCAAGTGGTGAATGAGTTGGACTTCCAGAAGGACAAATGGGGAATTCTGAAGTAGGTCATATTCACTTAGGAGCGGGAAGAATTAAGTATGAATCATTAACACTAATTAATAAAGCAATTAGTGATAATAAATTTGAGTCAAATGATGAAATTCAAAAGGCAATTAAAAACTCATTAGATAAAAATAGTGCTTTTCATATAATGGGGTTATTTTCTGATGGTGGAGTTCATTCACATATGAATCATATGTTTGCAACTTTTAAAGCTGCTGCAAAGGCAGGAGTTAAAGAAATTTATATTCATTTATTTACAGATGGAAGAGATACAAAACCAATTGTTGCTTTAAATTACTTAGAACAATTAAATGCTTTATTTAAAGAATATAAAGTTGGACAAGTAGGTTCAATTTCAGGAAGATTCTTTTCAATGGATAGAGATAAAAGAATGGAAAGAGTTGCAGAAGGTTATAAATCATTAGTAGATAGAAATTGTGAAAATTCATTTACAGATCCTGCAAAATATATTCAGTCGCAATATGATTTAGGAAAAGATGATGAAGGTATCTTACCAGCTTATAATAAAACTTGTGAAAATGGTTTTATAAAAAAAGGTGATACACTAGTTTTTATAAACTTTAGACCAGATAGAGCAATTCAAATGGCAAGTACATTTACAAATAAAAATTATGAAGCGTGAAGTGATCAAAACTTTAAAAATTTAACTTTCTTAGGTGATCAAATATATTTCTTATGTATGATGGAATACTCAGACTCAGTTAAATCAAATCATATTGCTTTTAAATCAATTGAGGTAATCAATGGTTTAGGTGAATGATTAAGTAAAAAGGGTTATAAACAATTAAGAATTGCTGAAACTGAAAAGATAGCTCATGTCACTTTCTTTTTTGATGGAGGAAAAGATTATTTTAAAAATGGTTTAGCAACACAAGAGGAAATAAAACTTAAAGGTGCTTCAATAGATTTAATTGCTTCACCTAAAGTTGCAACTTATGATTTAAAACCAGAAATGTCTGCAGTTGAAATTACTGATAGATTAGTTGAAAGAATAGAGTCACAAGAATTTGACTTAATTGTTTTAAACTATGCTAACTGTGATATGGTTGGACATACAGGTGATTTACAAGCAGCAATTAAAGGTGTAAAAACTTTAGATAAACAATTAGAAAGAGTTTATCAGGCGTGTGAAAAAAATGGCTCTACAATGATTATTACAGCTGATCATGGTAATGCTGAAATTATGATTGATAAAGAAGGTGGACCTAACAAAAAACATACAAGTCAGCCAGTACCAATTATAATAACAGACAAGTCAATTAAAATTAGAAAAAAAGATGCTGCAATTGCTGATGTAGCAACAACAATATGTGAAATTCTGGGGGTAGAAACTCCAAAAGAAATGACCCAACCATCATTAATTGAAAAATAA
- a CDS encoding HAD family hydrolase, whose protein sequence is MNYKILALDMDGTTFKSLDDIVMENVEPINQAIEKNIKVVFVTGRPIHTKLNRLELFNFKNDGAIFAAFNGALIYDLKENKSIDANPIDKKTALKAFEILKTDKDFSEIELWAYTVNDKLSYINMPIEKGKVLKHETHFFDYEPVVYNSSMEMLDCHKILTMNTNKKYVEKLREIGLEVSWTEGSLAGEVTKKGINKKYALEFLSKKFSIKKEEILAMGDGANDVPMFEFAGLSIAPANAHDEIKAKATEVSQYTNLEGAVAKAIKKYILGE, encoded by the coding sequence ATGAATTATAAAATTTTAGCCTTAGATATGGATGGTACCACTTTTAAATCTTTAGATGATATTGTAATGGAAAATGTGGAACCAATCAATCAAGCCATTGAAAAAAATATAAAAGTGGTTTTTGTAACTGGAAGACCAATTCACACAAAATTAAATAGATTAGAGTTATTTAATTTTAAAAATGATGGAGCTATTTTTGCTGCATTTAATGGAGCATTAATTTATGATTTAAAAGAGAATAAATCAATCGATGCAAATCCAATTGATAAAAAAACAGCTCTTAAAGCTTTTGAAATTTTAAAAACTGACAAAGATTTTAGCGAAATAGAACTTTGAGCATATACTGTAAATGATAAATTGAGTTATATTAATATGCCAATTGAAAAAGGAAAAGTTTTAAAACATGAAACTCATTTTTTTGACTATGAACCTGTAGTTTATAATTCAAGTATGGAAATGTTAGATTGTCATAAAATATTGACAATGAATACTAATAAAAAATATGTAGAAAAATTAAGAGAAATTGGTTTAGAGGTTTCTTGAACAGAAGGTTCATTAGCAGGAGAAGTTACTAAAAAGGGTATTAATAAAAAATATGCATTAGAATTTTTATCTAAAAAGTTTTCTATTAAAAAAGAAGAAATCTTGGCAATGGGTGATGGTGCAAATGATGTTCCAATGTTTGAATTTGCAGGATTATCAATAGCTCCTGCAAATGCACATGATGAAATTAAGGCAAAGGCAACTGAAGTATCTCAATATACAAATTTAGAAGGTGCTGTGGCCAAAGCAATAAAAAAATATATACTAGGAGAGTAA